The proteins below are encoded in one region of Callospermophilus lateralis isolate mCalLat2 chromosome 9, mCalLat2.hap1, whole genome shotgun sequence:
- the LOC143407185 gene encoding transcription elongation factor SPT4-A: protein MALETVPKDLRHLRACLLCSLVKTIDQFEYDGCDNCDAYLQMKGNREMVYDCTSSSFDGIIAMMSPEDSWVSKWQRVSNFKPGVYAVSVTGRLPQGIVRELKSRGVAYKSRDTAIKT from the coding sequence ATGGCTTTGGAGACTGTGCCCAAAGACCTGAGGCATCTGCGTGCTTGTCTGCTGTGTTCGCTGGTCAAGACAATAGACCAGTTTGAATATGACGGTTGTGATAATTGTGATGCATACCTACAAATGAAGGGTAATCGAGAGATGGTATATGACTGCACCAGCTCTTCCTTTGATGGAATCATTGCAATGATGAGTCCAGAGGACAGCTGGGTCTCCAAGTGGCAGCGAGTCAGTAACTTCAAGCCAGGTGTATATGCAGTGTCTGTCACTGGTCGTCTGCCCCAAGGAATTGTGCGGGAGCTGAAAAGTCGAGGAGTGGCCTACAAATCCAGAGACACGGCTATAAAGACCTAG